Below is a window of Terriglobales bacterium DNA.
GTTAATAAATCGATTTAATAGCGCAAAAGGTAACTGAATCTTAATCGAAGTGTCAAGGCCCGGGCCTTAAGGAAAACTCGGAAAACGAGGATGCCAGAAAGCCTCCTGAGACTCGACGGCACATCATTACACGTGTCAGCCCGCAGCGAATCGTAGTTTCGGAGAATGAAAAAGCCAGAGGCCTTGAACTTCCGTGCGCTGTTGTTCGCTGGGCTGAACCAGCCTCAGAGAACCCTTCCAGTTTATTGGTCTTCGTGGTACCACGGATATGAGGAATCGCAATGAGCAGGGTCGAATGGCCGTGTGTTTTCGTGGCTTGGGACTCAGGTGACGTCGTGCAGGATTCGGCGAGGTTAACGAAGCGAGTTCCCTGCTATTTCCTTACTGATTCCCTGGTAAGTTTCGAATCGCCTGTATCCATGCGGCTTCCGCAAGAAAAGATTTTTTCGCGGGAAGAAATTGCCTGCTATGTTCCCTGAGCAGGGAAATCCACAAGTCACCGCTCGCCGATCAGATACTTGCAACCCTTCGGGCCCATGCGGGCGCAATGCTCGGCTCCGGCAGGAACGTCACAGCGCTCGCCTGCCTTGTAGCTCCGCATGGCGCCGTCCATGATGAGCGTCAACTCGCCATCGAGAATAACGTGCGCTGTTTCAGTCGCGTGGGTGTGCGCTTCGTAATAGGCGTTGGGCCCGTCCTGCCAGACGTAAATCCGCCGAAACCCTTCTGAACGAAGACCTTCACGTAAATTCTCTTCATTCACAGCGACCATGCGGAAATCCTCACCTGGCCCGAGTTACGTAATTGGAAGTTGTGGACTATGATTCTACGCGCTCAAACCGTTCAACCTTCCCGACTTCACTAGCCGGATATTGTTTGGCCATCACATCGAGTGAGGTTCCTATGCTTCGTCGTGCCTTCAAAACTCTTGTGACTCTCACGCTGGCTCTCCTTGTTGGCAGTTCTCTCGGACTATCACAAGCAACAGCCAAGAAGGTAAGCGCGAAAGCGCCTGACAAACTGCAATGGGTGTCGTGGTCAGATGACGTGTTCAAACAGGCGAAGGCCGAGGACCGTTTTGTGCTGCTTGATCTAGAGGCAGTGTGGTGCCACTGGTGCCACGTGATGGACGAGAACACGTACAAGGATCCGGACGTCATTCGACTCTTACGCTCGCGCTACATCACCGTGAAGGTCGATCAAGATTCGCGTCCCGATCTTTCCAATCGCTATGAGGATTACGGTTGGCCGGCAACCGTCGTATTCAACGGGAATGGACAGGAGATCGTTAAGCGTCAGGGCTATCTTGCTCCTGACGAGATGGCTGGTTTGTTGCAGGCGATCATCGACGATCCCACACCTGGGCCTTCAGTGAAGGCTGAGCCGAAGATCAATTTCGCGGAGAACCCGCTGCTCACAGGTCCTGCTCGCGAGGCGATCAAACGCGACTATAACGTGCAGTACGACACCAAGCAAGGTGGCTGGGGGTTCAACGACAAGTTTCTCGATGCCGACTCCGCGGAGTACGCTCTGCTACTTGCTCGCGCAGGCGACAAAGATGCGGAGCAAAAAGTAAAGGCGACACTGAGTCTCCAGCAAAAGCACCTCATCGATCCAATCTGGGGCGGCGTTTATCAATACTCCGCTGAACAGGATTGGGTACATCCTCATTTCGAGAAGATTGCGTTGATCCAGGCAAATGATCTGCGGATCTACGGGCTCGCATACGCGCAATATCGCGATCCTCAATACTTGCAAGCGGCCAAGGACATACACCGATATCTCACCGGCTTCATGATGAGTCCCGAAGGCGCGTTCTACGTAAGTCAGGACGCAGATCTGATTGAAGGCCACCACAGCGCGGACTATTTCTCTCTCAACGACGCGGCTAGGCGAAAACAAGGGATTCCGCGGATCGACAAACATCTATATGCGCGCGAGAACGGTTGGATCATCGCTGCGCTTACGGCCCTCTACGGCGCTACCAGCGACAAAACGTATCTGGACGAAGCTACGCGTGCTGCGAATTGGGTCATCGCAAATCGATCTGTGCCCGACGGCGGGTTTTCGCACGATGCAAAAGATATTAACGGACCATTCCTGGGCGACAGCCTTGCGATGGCGCGGGCTTTCGAAAGCCTCTACACCGTCACGGCCGACCGGCAGTGGCTGAATCGCACTCAGGAGACGATGGACTTTATCTCTAAGAATTTCACCTCGACAGAAGTTCCCGGGTATGTGACGTCAAGAGTGGGGACAGACTCGGCTTATAAACCGCATCCGCAGCGTGATGAAAACATCCTGATGGTGCGGACCGCTAATCTTCTAAATCACTACACCGGCGATTCTGAGTACACGAAAATGGCGACCCAGGCGATGCGCTACATTGGCACGCCGGAAATCGCTCGCACATTTCCAGCCGCAAGTGCTTTATTGGCCGACTACGAGTTCACGCATCCGCCACTTCATCTTGCGGTTGTGGGACACAAAGATGACCCCACGGCGGAGGCTCTCTTCCTGGCTACACTTCGGATGCCCTCTGGATACAAACGTATTGAATGGTGGGATCAGCGTGAAGGTCCGTTGCCGCATGCTGAAGTCGAGTATCCTCCGCTCGACAAATCTGCGGCATTTGTTTGTTCGGAACGCAGCTGCTCGAAGCCAATCTTTGCCGCCGCCGAGATCAAATCGAAGGCAGAGGAGTTGCTTGCGAAGAACGTAGAGCCTCCAGTCGACGATAAAAAGTAAGCACTGTACTCTTGCTTGTCTCTTGTCGGCGAAGGTTTCCGGAGGATCTACCCTGCTGACGATAGCCGCATCCTAGGTCGGTGTTCCCAAGGAGAACTTCATTGACTAAGCGATCGCTTCTCACGTTAACTGCCTTCGCAACGTTGGCGCTCAACGCCTGCAAAGTCTCACAGCCGGGCTCTGTTGAGTCGGGGGTAATGAAAGAAGTGAAGAAGAACATCACTATCGGCGGCAAGGACGATCAGAATCCAGCACCGGACAATCAAGCAGCCGTCGATGAAGGCAAGGGGCACTTTGGGCATCACTGCCAGATCTGCCACGGCCTGGATGGGCAGAGTACCGGAGTCCCCTTCGCTAACCAGATGTCACCTCCAGTTGCAGATCTGAAATCGCCAGACATCCAGGCCTATACCGACGGCCAGTTGCACTGGATTTTGGTCAACGGCATAAATCCGTCTGGGATGCCCGCGTGGAAAGGGATTCTGGAAGACGACGAGATGTGGAAGATCGTCCGATACATACGTCATTTACCTGAAAAGGGGAGTCTGGGTGTTCCGGCTGTCTTCAAGGAAGAGGAAGAAGAGCACAAAGAGATGGAGTCCGGGGACAAGCCCCATCATCATCCCGCATCCACCAAGCCGGAGAGTAAGCACTGACCGCCGACCCAAGGATTAATTCCGGGGACGAATTGGTGAGGCGTCATCCGACCTGTTCACCGCAATCTGTCTGCGTAGCCATCGCGTACATTCATCAGCCTTGACGTTGACGCGTCTTGGTACAGGGTCAATTAAGTATTGCCCGGCGTTGTTCTGCCGGGTAAAATTGCCCCCCATCGCGGAAGTAGAACAGCTTTCGTGTGTGTTTTCTTGCTTCCTGCAAAATCGGGCGGCGGAGAACACCTCCCTGTTCTGGCTCCGCAGTGCAGTTTTTGATCTCTAGCCATAATCGTTGTTGTCACATCGCTTGTGGCAGGGAATCACAGTGGGTAATGCATGATGGCGCACGTTCGAGAGTCTAACCTCGAAAGAGCGCGAGGCTGGTCCCTGGCGGTAACAACCCGAATTCGGAAACGACAACATAGGAGACACAAATGACGAAGTCAGTGAAGTTGGCAATCGCGAGTGCGGCTCTGGCGGGTTTGGTAACGGGCACAAGCGCTAGTCTGTTTGCTCAGGATGCGGGGGCCGCCGGCGCCTCCACCGACAAATCAACCAAGAAAGCCAGCAAGCACACCAAAGACAAACATGCTTGTAAAGGCCAAAACTCCTGCAAAGGCAAGGGTGGCTGCAAGAGTAGCGACAATGGCTGCAAGGCCAAGAACTCCTGCAAGGGCAAGGGCGGCTGCCGCACTGATGGCAAGCCGATGGAACCTGCATCGTAGTTCTGTATGCTGTTGGGGCTGGGTCTCAATACGACTCAGCCCTTTCTTAGTTATGAGGTTCAGACTTTCCTAATGCCGGCCAATCGCTTTAACGGATTCAAGAATCTCGGAGTGGGAATTGGCCTTCGCGTTCCTCACTACAATCACATTCTCGAGAAAAAGCCGGTCGTCGGCTGGTTCGAAATCATCTCCGAAAATTACATGATCGACGGCGGGCGTCCGCTGCACATCCTCGATCAAATTCTCGATCAATATCAGGTGATTCAGCATGGGGTTTCGATGTATTTCGGTTCGGCTGAACCGCTGAATCGTGAGCATCTGAAAAAATTGAAGGCGCTGGTGCGACGCACCAAGACGCCATGGCTCTCCGATCATCTGTGCTGGGGCAGCGTGGATGGAACTTATAGCCACGACCTTCTGCCAATGCCCTACACCTTCGAAGCGGCGCGTGTGACCGCGGAGAAAATCAAAGAGGCGCGCGACTTCCTCGAGGTTCCCATAGCCGTAGAAAACGTGAGTAGCTACGCGGAGTTTCACGTCTCGGAGATGACGGAGTGGGAATTTTTGAATGAAGTTGTGGAGAAAGCAGACTGTGGAATCCTGCTCGATGTGAACAACATTTACGTCTCGTCGCAGAACCACAATTTTGATCCATTCACATATCTCGAAAGTGTGCCTATCGAGCGCGTGGCCCAGATCCACATCGCTGGGCATTCAAAATATGAGAAGTACATTCTGGATACCCACGACCATCCTGTAATCGATCCAGTGTGGAAGCTATATGCTCGCGCGATCGAACTCGCCGGTCCGACGCCGACTCTGCTCGAGTGGGACGATCACATTCCGTCGTTCGACGAGGTCCACGCCGAAGCATTGAAAGCTAACGGCTTCGTGCCTTCCAACGTTCCGGAAATGGCGGTGGCGAAATGAATTTGCTCGAACTACAACGCAAATTCAACGAGGCTCTGACTACGCCGCTGAATTCCGAAGAGGGAATCCGCGACCGCACGTCTGGTGGCGAGTCTATGCAGGCGGTCGTGGAAGGAATCGTTAAGCCGAACGACCGGTTGAGTTCGGTGGAACGACTCGAAATTTACAGCCGATCCTATTGGTTCCGCATTCTTTCGAGCTTGAACGAAGACTTCGTTGGACTGCGGGCCGTTGTCGGCGATCGCAAATTCGATGCTCTCGCCGAAGCTTATCTCGCGGAAAGGCCCTCGCGCTCATTTACTCTCCGCAATCTGGGATCGCGACTGGAGAGCTGGCTGCGCGCAAATCCGGAGTACACAAGTCCACATGAGCAGTTGGCGCTCGACATGGTGCGGCTGGAATGGGCAGACATTGAATGCTTTGACGCGCCGGAAGAGCCGCCCTTGAAGCTCACCGAGATTCAGGGCTTGGGCGAAGATCCCGCGCTGCGTTTGCAGCCGCACATTCAGTTGCTCGATCTGAATTTCCCGATAGACAATCTGCTGCTCCAGATCCGCGAGGAAAATGACGAGGAGTCAGACGAAGCAAGCAATACTTTTTCCGAACGGCGCAATCGTTCACGCCTCAAAAGCGTGCGCAAATCGAAGCCGAAGCCTACGTTCGTTGTCGTGCATCGCACCGATTACCTCGTCTACTTCAAGCGTGTGACACCAGAGGCGTTCCTACTGTTGAGCGCGCTCCGAAACGGGAAGACACTTTCCGAGGCAATTGATTTTGCATTTAATCCATCCACGCTGCCTGAATCCAAGATCACGGAGCTCGTGCAAGGCTGGTTCGCCGACTGGGCCGAGTGGGGCTGGTTCTCGGGGAAGAAGGCAGCTCTCAACAAATGAATAATCCCGGGGAACACTGTCATCCCTCGCACGCGTTTTTCGCGCGGGGGAGCTGCTGTTCTTCAGGATCAGCGACTGCCCGCAGATACAACAGATCCCCCGCTCCGCAGTGAAGTTTTTCTTGACCTAATCAGGATGGCGGCGGAGCGAGGGATGACAGTAACTTAAGTGACGGTGCTACGAATTCTCGGCCGCAAGGTTCACCCGCTTTAAGTGGGCCTGTCGTTTGCAACATTCTGTCGGGTTGCGACTCTTATTGAGCAACTATGAGCATCGTTAATACGGGCGTCGCCCTTTACCGCCGACTTCTCAAGACCCTCAACTTTCTGCAGTCTCCTCTCCTCTTATTCGTACGCCTCTATTGGGGATGGCAATTTTGGCAGTCTGGTTGGGGAAAGCTGCAAGATATCTCCAAGCCCATCGGATTCTTTACCGAGTTGGGTATTCCTTTCCCGGTATTCAACGCCTGGTTCATTTCCTTGCTGGAATGCTTCGGAGGAATACTGCTCATTCTTGGGCTCGCTTCACGATTGATCTCGATT
It encodes the following:
- a CDS encoding cupin domain-containing protein, whose product is MVAVNEENLREGLRSEGFRRIYVWQDGPNAYYEAHTHATETAHVILDGELTLIMDGAMRSYKAGERCDVPAGAEHCARMGPKGCKYLIGER
- a CDS encoding DUF255 domain-containing protein, with product MLRRAFKTLVTLTLALLVGSSLGLSQATAKKVSAKAPDKLQWVSWSDDVFKQAKAEDRFVLLDLEAVWCHWCHVMDENTYKDPDVIRLLRSRYITVKVDQDSRPDLSNRYEDYGWPATVVFNGNGQEIVKRQGYLAPDEMAGLLQAIIDDPTPGPSVKAEPKINFAENPLLTGPAREAIKRDYNVQYDTKQGGWGFNDKFLDADSAEYALLLARAGDKDAEQKVKATLSLQQKHLIDPIWGGVYQYSAEQDWVHPHFEKIALIQANDLRIYGLAYAQYRDPQYLQAAKDIHRYLTGFMMSPEGAFYVSQDADLIEGHHSADYFSLNDAARRKQGIPRIDKHLYARENGWIIAALTALYGATSDKTYLDEATRAANWVIANRSVPDGGFSHDAKDINGPFLGDSLAMARAFESLYTVTADRQWLNRTQETMDFISKNFTSTEVPGYVTSRVGTDSAYKPHPQRDENILMVRTANLLNHYTGDSEYTKMATQAMRYIGTPEIARTFPAASALLADYEFTHPPLHLAVVGHKDDPTAEALFLATLRMPSGYKRIEWWDQREGPLPHAEVEYPPLDKSAAFVCSERSCSKPIFAAAEIKSKAEELLAKNVEPPVDDKK
- a CDS encoding cytochrome c translates to MTKRSLLTLTAFATLALNACKVSQPGSVESGVMKEVKKNITIGGKDDQNPAPDNQAAVDEGKGHFGHHCQICHGLDGQSTGVPFANQMSPPVADLKSPDIQAYTDGQLHWILVNGINPSGMPAWKGILEDDEMWKIVRYIRHLPEKGSLGVPAVFKEEEEEHKEMESGDKPHHHPASTKPESKH
- a CDS encoding DUF692 domain-containing protein; protein product: MPANRFNGFKNLGVGIGLRVPHYNHILEKKPVVGWFEIISENYMIDGGRPLHILDQILDQYQVIQHGVSMYFGSAEPLNREHLKKLKALVRRTKTPWLSDHLCWGSVDGTYSHDLLPMPYTFEAARVTAEKIKEARDFLEVPIAVENVSSYAEFHVSEMTEWEFLNEVVEKADCGILLDVNNIYVSSQNHNFDPFTYLESVPIERVAQIHIAGHSKYEKYILDTHDHPVIDPVWKLYARAIELAGPTPTLLEWDDHIPSFDEVHAEALKANGFVPSNVPEMAVAK
- a CDS encoding DNA-binding domain-containing protein, which produces MNLLELQRKFNEALTTPLNSEEGIRDRTSGGESMQAVVEGIVKPNDRLSSVERLEIYSRSYWFRILSSLNEDFVGLRAVVGDRKFDALAEAYLAERPSRSFTLRNLGSRLESWLRANPEYTSPHEQLALDMVRLEWADIECFDAPEEPPLKLTEIQGLGEDPALRLQPHIQLLDLNFPIDNLLLQIREENDEESDEASNTFSERRNRSRLKSVRKSKPKPTFVVVHRTDYLVYFKRVTPEAFLLLSALRNGKTLSEAIDFAFNPSTLPESKITELVQGWFADWAEWGWFSGKKAALNK
- a CDS encoding DoxX family protein produces the protein MSIVNTGVALYRRLLKTLNFLQSPLLLFVRLYWGWQFWQSGWGKLQDISKPIGFFTELGIPFPVFNAWFISLLECFGGILLILGLASRLISIPLVIDMVVAYIAADREALKSIFSEPDKFYAAAPYTLLFASLIVLLFGPGAISLDYLIARYVSKRQAVEPEPTIISQKV